In Sphingopyxis sp. CCNWLW2, a single window of DNA contains:
- a CDS encoding quinone-dependent dihydroorotate dehydrogenase, with the protein MSLFASLTDSAYALVRPIVHATDGEAAHNLTLSALQPLPRARHALTSPALATELAGLKFPNPVGLAPGFDKDARVAHVMPHFGFGFVEVGTLTPLPQEGNPRPRLFRLVEDQAVINRMGFNNGGQEKAAERIACLRRYGLPVPLGINIGANKDSADRIADYAKGTAAMAPLADYLTVNISSPNTPGLRALQDKGALEALLDGVAAAQPAGAAKPVFLKVAPDLEPADIDDIVAVAFGKGLAAVIVSNTTIVRPALASRHAEEAGGLSGAPLAELALQRVRDFRSASGGKLPLVAAGGIASAEQAWERIRAGASLVQIYSAMVYEGPGLAGRIAHGLEKLAVRDGFARVSDAVGRE; encoded by the coding sequence ATGTCGCTCTTTGCCTCGCTCACCGATAGCGCCTATGCGCTTGTTCGCCCGATCGTCCACGCCACCGATGGCGAGGCGGCGCATAACCTCACGCTCAGCGCGCTCCAGCCGCTGCCGCGCGCGCGCCATGCGCTCACCAGCCCGGCGCTCGCGACCGAGCTCGCGGGCCTCAAATTCCCGAACCCCGTCGGCCTCGCCCCCGGCTTCGACAAGGATGCGCGCGTTGCGCATGTGATGCCGCATTTCGGCTTCGGCTTCGTCGAGGTCGGGACGCTGACCCCGCTGCCGCAGGAGGGCAACCCGCGCCCGCGCCTGTTCCGCCTCGTCGAGGATCAGGCGGTGATCAACCGCATGGGCTTCAACAATGGCGGTCAGGAGAAGGCGGCCGAGCGCATCGCGTGCCTGCGCCGCTATGGCCTTCCGGTGCCGCTCGGGATCAACATCGGCGCGAACAAGGACAGCGCCGACCGCATCGCCGACTATGCGAAGGGCACCGCGGCGATGGCGCCGCTTGCCGATTATCTGACGGTGAATATCAGCTCGCCGAACACGCCCGGGCTTCGTGCCTTGCAGGACAAGGGCGCGCTCGAAGCGCTGCTCGACGGCGTTGCCGCGGCGCAGCCCGCGGGCGCGGCGAAGCCGGTGTTCCTGAAGGTCGCGCCCGACCTCGAACCCGCCGACATCGACGACATCGTCGCGGTGGCGTTCGGCAAGGGGCTCGCCGCGGTCATCGTCTCGAACACGACGATCGTGCGCCCGGCGCTCGCATCGCGTCATGCCGAGGAAGCGGGCGGTCTCTCGGGCGCGCCGCTCGCCGAGCTGGCGCTCCAGCGGGTCCGGGATTTCCGCAGCGCGAGCGGCGGCAAGCTGCCGCTCGTCGCGGCGGGCGGGATCGCGTCCGCCGAACAGGCATGGGAGCGCATCCGTGCGGGCGCCAGCCTGGTCCAGATATATTCGGCGATGGTCTATGAAGGCCCGGGCCTCGCGGGCCGGATTGCACATGGGCTCGAAAAGCTCGCCGTCCGCGACGGCTTCGCGCGCGTGTCGGACGCGGTGGGTAGGGAATAA
- a CDS encoding DUF885 domain-containing protein, with translation MSHIRIIARLSTGLALLAVAGCAPAAVQEAPATVAATPAPEAAPAGANLAQFFENYDAAQLSLAPQGKAYRGIRDADYGKWNDVSDEAAVANQKLQQATAEAMRGSFDPTTMSADEALSFELFNAQAARAARLFPYRNHGYVFDQMNGAQSQLPAFLINIHRVADTAEAEAYIERIRGLGPVLDALSAQSAERAKNGIQPPKWVYAYLISDIGNLQKPNNAVIEDFTAKVGKLDIDATEKARLLGTANAAWAGSAGPAYNRLLTEMKRQQASAPTQDGVWRLPDGKAYYEALLANYTTTDMTATQIHDLGLSEVARIHGEMKKIMAKVGFKGTLQQFFAHLRDSPQYYYTTREAYLADVDTKVKAMEARLPAFFNTLPKAHLQVKAVEAFREKSAGKAFYQSPSPDGSRPGTYYVNLYDLRDMSKTELEALAYHEGVPGHHLQRAVQTELTGLPPFRRFGGFTAYTEGWGLYTEELAKDMGFYTDPYSDFGRLGMELWRACRLVVDTGIHDKRWTREQAIQYLKDNTPNPQGDIEKAIERYIVYPGQATAYLIGKLKIMELRGRAQAALGDKFDFRTFHDVVLESGPVPLDVLERRVDVWIAAQKG, from the coding sequence GTGTCGCACATTCGCATTATCGCTCGCCTGTCCACTGGGCTCGCCCTGCTCGCCGTTGCGGGCTGCGCCCCGGCCGCGGTACAGGAAGCACCCGCCACTGTAGCCGCGACGCCCGCTCCCGAAGCAGCCCCCGCCGGCGCGAACCTCGCGCAATTCTTCGAAAATTATGACGCGGCGCAGCTCTCGCTTGCCCCGCAGGGCAAGGCGTATCGCGGCATTCGCGATGCCGATTATGGCAAATGGAACGATGTCAGCGACGAAGCCGCGGTCGCGAACCAGAAGCTGCAACAAGCCACGGCAGAGGCGATGCGCGGCAGCTTCGATCCCACGACGATGTCGGCCGACGAGGCGCTGTCGTTCGAGCTGTTCAACGCGCAGGCCGCGCGCGCCGCGCGCCTGTTTCCGTATCGCAATCACGGCTATGTCTTCGACCAGATGAACGGCGCGCAAAGCCAGCTTCCCGCCTTCCTGATCAACATCCACCGCGTCGCCGATACCGCCGAGGCCGAAGCCTATATCGAACGCATCCGCGGCCTCGGCCCCGTCCTCGACGCGCTGTCGGCGCAGTCGGCCGAGCGCGCCAAGAACGGCATCCAGCCGCCGAAGTGGGTCTATGCCTATCTGATCTCCGACATCGGCAATTTACAGAAGCCGAACAATGCGGTGATCGAGGACTTCACCGCCAAGGTCGGAAAACTCGACATCGACGCCACCGAAAAGGCCCGACTGCTCGGCACCGCGAACGCCGCCTGGGCGGGAAGCGCCGGCCCCGCCTATAACCGCCTGCTGACCGAAATGAAGCGCCAGCAGGCGAGCGCGCCGACGCAGGACGGCGTGTGGCGCCTGCCCGACGGCAAAGCCTATTATGAGGCGCTGCTCGCCAATTACACGACGACCGACATGACCGCGACCCAGATCCACGACCTTGGCCTGTCCGAAGTCGCGCGCATCCACGGCGAGATGAAAAAGATCATGGCGAAGGTCGGCTTCAAGGGCACGCTGCAGCAATTCTTCGCGCATCTGCGCGACAGCCCGCAATATTATTACACTACTCGCGAAGCCTATCTGGCCGACGTCGACACCAAGGTGAAGGCGATGGAGGCGCGGCTGCCCGCCTTTTTCAACACGCTCCCCAAGGCGCATCTGCAGGTGAAGGCGGTCGAGGCGTTCCGCGAGAAATCGGCAGGCAAGGCCTTTTACCAGTCGCCCTCGCCCGACGGGTCGCGGCCGGGCACCTATTATGTGAACCTCTATGACCTGCGCGACATGTCGAAGACCGAGCTCGAGGCGCTCGCCTATCATGAGGGCGTTCCGGGGCACCACCTCCAGCGCGCGGTGCAGACCGAGCTGACCGGGCTGCCGCCCTTCCGCCGCTTCGGCGGCTTCACCGCCTATACCGAAGGCTGGGGCCTCTATACCGAGGAGCTCGCCAAGGACATGGGCTTCTACACCGATCCGTACAGCGATTTCGGGCGCCTCGGCATGGAGCTGTGGCGCGCGTGCCGCCTCGTCGTCGACACCGGCATCCACGACAAGCGCTGGACCCGCGAGCAGGCGATCCAGTATCTGAAGGACAACACGCCCAATCCGCAGGGCGACATCGAAAAGGCGATCGAGCGCTATATCGTCTACCCGGGTCAGGCGACCGCCTATCTGATCGGCAAGCTCAAGATCATGGAGCTGCGCGGCCGCGCGCAGGCGGCGCTCGGCGACAAGTTCGATTTCCGTACCTTCCACGACGTCGTGCTCGAATCGGGCCCGGTGCCGCTCGACGTGCTCGAACGGCGCGTCGACGTATGGATCGCGGCGCAGAAGGGTTAA
- a CDS encoding helix-turn-helix domain-containing protein has protein sequence MSDITSSPAGVDGSAPFELHYFPPDPDLAEMVSSFYFARVNMPRFDEYERADRPQFRFVTAADGEYVFADDHRAPVCRANIVGPTSGRVRAISNCPTQMFGFGMLPAGWAALMGDDADKLTDRAMDAADLFGPWIDEVATTLETAASVEDKLVIGNNFAREVLTRGETAPMWFIRTVDGWLTESPSPQVPELVEATGMSIRSVERMTKHYYGLSPRMLARKYRAVRAASALARGEGLDAAQLGDAFYDQSHLIREIKRFAGATPGQLGKPTSYTEATTKGRKQLAGRVSPLVSET, from the coding sequence ATGTCGGATATTACTTCCTCGCCCGCGGGCGTGGACGGCAGCGCGCCGTTCGAACTGCACTATTTCCCGCCCGATCCCGATCTGGCGGAGATGGTGTCGAGCTTTTATTTCGCGCGCGTCAACATGCCGCGTTTCGACGAATATGAGCGCGCCGACCGCCCGCAGTTCCGCTTCGTCACCGCCGCCGACGGCGAATATGTCTTCGCCGACGATCACCGCGCGCCGGTCTGCCGGGCCAATATCGTCGGACCGACGAGCGGGCGCGTGCGCGCGATCAGCAATTGCCCGACGCAGATGTTCGGATTCGGCATGCTGCCTGCGGGCTGGGCCGCGCTGATGGGCGACGACGCCGACAAGCTGACCGACCGCGCGATGGACGCCGCCGACCTGTTCGGCCCGTGGATCGACGAGGTCGCGACCACGCTGGAAACGGCGGCAAGCGTCGAGGACAAGCTGGTCATCGGCAATAATTTCGCGCGCGAGGTGCTGACGCGGGGCGAGACCGCGCCGATGTGGTTCATCCGCACCGTCGATGGATGGCTGACCGAATCGCCCTCGCCGCAGGTTCCCGAACTGGTCGAGGCGACGGGCATGTCGATCCGGTCGGTCGAGCGGATGACCAAACATTATTACGGACTGTCGCCGCGCATGCTCGCGCGCAAATATCGCGCGGTGCGCGCCGCGTCGGCGCTGGCACGCGGCGAAGGGCTCGATGCCGCGCAGCTTGGCGACGCCTTTTACGACCAGTCGCACCTGATCCGCGAGATCAAGCGCTTTGCCGGCGCCACGCCTGGCCAGCTCGGCAAGCCGACCAGCTATACCGAGGCAACGACCAAGGGCCGCAAGCAACTCGCCGGCCGGGTCAGCCCGCTCGTCTCCGAGACCTGA
- a CDS encoding SUF system Fe-S cluster assembly regulator, which yields MRLSNLADYAVVLMSAAARQCGSVPIHAGMLAEQTGIPGPTAQKLVSQLARAGLLVASRGSGGGVRLARPAAAINVAEIIEAVEGPIALTSCVAEGRHDCSLEGSCKVQPHWGVVNGAVRGALAEISLASLSVVPAKAGTAIDGTRPTATPAFAGVTG from the coding sequence ATGCGCCTGTCGAACCTTGCCGATTATGCCGTGGTGCTGATGAGCGCCGCCGCCCGCCAGTGCGGGTCGGTGCCGATTCACGCCGGCATGCTGGCCGAGCAGACGGGCATCCCCGGGCCGACCGCGCAGAAGCTGGTGAGCCAGCTCGCGCGCGCCGGGCTGCTCGTCGCGTCGCGCGGTAGCGGCGGCGGGGTGCGACTCGCGCGGCCCGCGGCGGCAATTAACGTTGCCGAGATCATCGAAGCGGTCGAAGGGCCGATCGCGCTGACCAGTTGCGTCGCCGAAGGGCGGCATGATTGCTCGCTCGAGGGCAGCTGCAAGGTGCAGCCGCACTGGGGCGTCGTGAACGGCGCGGTGCGCGGCGCGCTGGCGGAAATCAGTTTGGCGAGCCTTTCCGTCGTCCCAGCGAAAGCTGGGACCGCTATCGATGGAACCCGGCCGACCGCGACCCCAGCTTTCGCTGGGGTGACGGGTTAA
- the sufB gene encoding Fe-S cluster assembly protein SufB, producing MTDNTELPVKDQAAHDAAAKVADYEHGWSSTIETDFAPKGLTEDTVRFISAKKNEPEWMLDWRLKAFRHWQTMETPDWAKLNVPPIDYQDAYYYAAPKAKPKLSSLDEVDPEILEVYKKLGIPIEEQKVLAGVEGARKVAVDAVFDSVSVATTFREELKRAGVIFLSISEAIREYPELVKKWLGKVVPMHDNYFATLNCAVFSDGTFVYVPEGVRCPMELSTYFRINAENTGQFERTLIIADKGAYVSYLEGCTAPMRDENQLHAAVVELVALDDAEIKYSTVQNWYPGNAEGLGGIYNFVTKRALCQGKRSKVSWTQVETGSAITWKYPSCVLNGDDSVGEFYSVAVTNNYQQADTGTKMIHNGKRTRSTIVSKGISAGKSNNTYRGLVRVAPNAEGVRNFTQCDSLLLGSLSGAHTVPYIEIRNPSAQVEHEATTSKISDDQLFYAMQRGLGQEEAVALIVNGFAKEVLQQLPMEFAVEAQKLLGISLEGSVG from the coding sequence ATGACCGACAACACCGAACTCCCCGTAAAAGACCAGGCCGCGCATGACGCCGCGGCGAAGGTCGCCGATTATGAGCATGGCTGGTCCTCGACGATCGAGACCGACTTCGCGCCCAAGGGGCTGACCGAGGACACGGTCCGCTTCATCAGCGCAAAGAAGAACGAGCCCGAATGGATGCTCGACTGGCGGCTGAAGGCGTTTCGCCATTGGCAGACGATGGAGACGCCCGACTGGGCGAAGCTCAACGTCCCGCCGATCGACTACCAAGACGCGTACTATTACGCGGCGCCCAAGGCGAAGCCGAAGCTCTCCAGCCTCGACGAGGTGGATCCCGAGATTCTCGAAGTCTACAAGAAGCTCGGCATCCCGATCGAGGAGCAGAAGGTGCTCGCGGGCGTCGAAGGCGCGCGCAAGGTCGCGGTCGACGCGGTGTTCGACAGCGTCAGCGTCGCGACGACTTTCCGCGAGGAATTGAAGCGCGCCGGCGTGATCTTCCTCTCCATCTCCGAAGCGATCCGCGAATATCCCGAGCTGGTGAAAAAGTGGCTCGGCAAGGTCGTGCCGATGCACGACAATTATTTCGCGACGCTCAATTGCGCGGTCTTCTCCGACGGCACCTTCGTTTACGTGCCCGAGGGCGTGCGCTGTCCGATGGAACTCAGCACCTATTTCCGCATCAATGCCGAAAATACGGGGCAGTTCGAGCGGACGCTGATCATCGCCGACAAGGGCGCCTATGTGTCGTACCTCGAAGGCTGCACCGCGCCGATGCGCGACGAGAACCAGCTTCACGCCGCGGTGGTCGAACTCGTCGCACTCGACGATGCCGAGATCAAATATTCGACGGTGCAGAACTGGTATCCCGGCAACGCCGAGGGCCTCGGCGGCATCTATAATTTCGTGACCAAGCGCGCGCTGTGCCAGGGCAAGCGCAGCAAGGTGTCGTGGACGCAGGTCGAAACCGGCTCGGCGATCACGTGGAAATATCCGAGCTGCGTGCTCAACGGCGACGACAGCGTCGGCGAATTTTATTCGGTCGCGGTCACCAACAATTACCAGCAGGCCGACACCGGCACCAAGATGATCCACAATGGCAAGCGCACGCGCTCGACCATCGTCAGCAAGGGGATCAGCGCGGGCAAGTCGAACAACACCTATCGCGGGCTGGTGCGCGTCGCGCCGAATGCCGAGGGGGTGCGCAATTTTACCCAGTGCGACAGCCTGCTTCTGGGGTCGCTCAGCGGCGCGCACACCGTGCCGTACATCGAGATCCGCAACCCCTCGGCGCAGGTCGAGCATGAAGCGACGACGAGCAAGATCAGCGACGACCAGCTCTTCTACGCGATGCAGCGCGGGCTGGGGCAGGAAGAGGCGGTGGCGCTGATCGTCAACGGCTTTGCCAAGGAAGTACTGCAGCAGCTGCCGATGGAATTTGCGGTCGAGGCGCAGAAGCTGCTGGGGATTTCGCTTGAGGGGAGCGTGGGGTGA
- the sufC gene encoding Fe-S cluster assembly ATPase SufC has translation MLKIENLHANVADKPILKGLSLSINAGEIHAIMGPNGAGKSTLSYVLGGRPGYEVTEGSAQFEGQDLLDMEPHERAAAGLFLGFQYPVEIPGVSNVQFLREALNAQRKARGQEPLSGGDFLKLAREKAGLLKMDMDMLKRPVNVGFSGGEKKRNEMVQMGIIDPRLAILDETDSGLDIDALRTVGDGINAIMRRPDKAVLLITHYQRLLDYVQPDFVHVLAAGRIVKSGGPELARELEEHGYAEITA, from the coding sequence ATGCTCAAAATTGAAAATCTCCACGCCAACGTCGCCGACAAGCCGATCCTGAAGGGCCTGTCGCTCAGCATCAATGCCGGCGAGATCCATGCGATCATGGGGCCCAATGGCGCGGGCAAGTCGACTTTGTCCTATGTGCTCGGCGGACGCCCCGGTTATGAGGTCACCGAGGGTTCGGCCCAATTCGAGGGTCAGGACCTGCTCGACATGGAGCCGCATGAGCGCGCCGCGGCGGGGCTGTTCCTGGGCTTCCAATATCCGGTCGAAATCCCCGGCGTGTCGAACGTCCAGTTCCTGCGCGAGGCGCTCAATGCGCAGCGCAAAGCGCGTGGGCAGGAACCGCTGTCGGGCGGCGATTTCCTGAAGCTGGCGCGCGAGAAGGCGGGGCTGCTCAAGATGGACATGGACATGCTCAAGCGCCCCGTGAACGTCGGCTTTTCAGGCGGCGAGAAGAAGCGCAACGAGATGGTGCAGATGGGGATCATCGACCCCCGGCTTGCGATCCTCGACGAGACGGACTCGGGCCTCGACATCGACGCGCTGCGCACCGTCGGCGACGGGATCAACGCGATCATGCGGCGCCCCGACAAGGCGGTGCTGCTGATCACCCACTATCAGCGCCTGCTCGACTATGTGCAGCCCGATTTCGTCCACGTTCTCGCCGCCGGGCGGATCGTGAAGTCGGGCGGCCCCGAACTCGCGCGCGAGCTGGAAGAACATGGCTATGCGGAGATCACGGCTTGA
- a CDS encoding SufD family Fe-S cluster assembly protein — MTTSALPSRRDEAWRYSDIDAVTAAWPLPAPESIIVPAGGDFKRAIVQDEGAIRQIELVLGKGAVASLHVLNIGGSYGRIELNVILHEGADFHLGAAQIGGGEQNLEIVTTVTHAEPGATSRQVVRSVLGGTATGTYLGKVAVARDAQQTDSEQDVKAMLLDRSATANAKPELEIFADDVKCAHGCAIGELDPMGLYYLQSRGLPPGEAKKLMLQAFVAGVFDGAEDEEQLRALALAKLGELV, encoded by the coding sequence TTGACCACGAGCGCCCTCCCCTCGCGCCGTGACGAAGCATGGCGCTATAGCGACATCGACGCGGTGACTGCGGCGTGGCCGCTGCCCGCGCCCGAGAGCATCATCGTGCCCGCGGGCGGCGACTTCAAACGCGCGATCGTGCAGGACGAAGGCGCGATCCGCCAGATTGAGCTGGTGCTCGGCAAGGGCGCGGTGGCTTCGCTCCATGTGCTCAATATCGGCGGTTCCTATGGCCGTATCGAACTCAACGTGATCCTGCACGAAGGCGCCGACTTCCACCTCGGCGCGGCGCAGATCGGCGGGGGCGAGCAGAACCTCGAGATCGTCACCACCGTCACCCACGCCGAACCCGGCGCGACGTCGCGGCAGGTCGTGCGGTCGGTGCTCGGCGGCACCGCGACCGGCACCTATCTCGGCAAGGTCGCGGTCGCGCGCGATGCGCAGCAGACCGACAGCGAACAGGATGTGAAGGCGATGCTGCTCGACCGCAGCGCGACCGCCAACGCCAAGCCCGAGCTCGAAATCTTCGCCGACGATGTGAAATGCGCGCACGGCTGCGCGATTGGCGAGCTCGACCCGATGGGGCTCTATTACCTCCAGTCGCGCGGGCTGCCGCCGGGCGAGGCGAAAAAGCTGATGCTGCAGGCGTTCGTCGCGGGCGTGTTCGATGGCGCCGAGGATGAGGAGCAGCTGCGGGCGCTCGCGCTGGCGAAGCTGGGAGAGCTGGTGTGA
- a CDS encoding aminotransferase class V-fold PLP-dependent enzyme, giving the protein MSTTTALRTFPDVRADFPGLTPGWHYLDTAATAQKPQAVIDATVAAMGRDYATVHRGVYARSADMTLAYEAARRRIAAFIGARESEIAFVRGATEAINLVAYSHPKKGRVLLSVLEHHSNIVPWQLAGWQVDVCPLTEDGRIDLDAAEKLLTPEHTMVAFAHVSNVLGSPLDVAHAAELAHRVGAELLIDGCQAVPRLPVDVAALGCDYYVFSGHKLYGPTGVGVLWSDKLDTLPPWQGGGSMIDRVTFAKTTYAPAPTRFEAGTPAIIEAIGLAAAVDYVEAIGIDAIHAHEVALVGTLRAALARKNSITLFGPENSAGIVSFAMAGVHPHDIGTILDESGVAIRAGHHCAQPLMEHLGVPATARASFGVYSNDDDVAALIDGLARVERIFG; this is encoded by the coding sequence GTGAGCACCACGACCGCCCTTCGCACCTTCCCTGACGTCCGTGCCGATTTCCCCGGCCTGACGCCCGGCTGGCACTATCTCGACACGGCGGCGACCGCGCAGAAGCCGCAAGCCGTAATCGACGCTACCGTCGCCGCGATGGGCCGCGATTATGCGACAGTGCATCGCGGCGTCTATGCGCGCTCGGCCGACATGACGCTCGCCTATGAGGCTGCGCGGCGGCGGATCGCGGCGTTTATCGGAGCGCGCGAGAGTGAGATCGCATTCGTTCGCGGCGCGACCGAGGCGATCAACCTTGTCGCCTATTCGCATCCGAAGAAGGGCCGCGTGCTGTTGTCGGTGCTCGAGCATCACAGCAATATCGTGCCGTGGCAGCTTGCCGGCTGGCAGGTCGATGTTTGCCCGCTGACCGAAGATGGCCGCATCGATCTCGACGCCGCCGAAAAGCTGCTCACCCCCGAGCACACGATGGTCGCCTTCGCGCATGTCTCAAATGTGCTCGGCAGCCCGCTCGATGTCGCACACGCCGCCGAACTCGCGCACCGCGTCGGCGCCGAACTGCTGATCGACGGCTGTCAGGCGGTGCCGCGCCTGCCCGTCGACGTCGCGGCGCTCGGCTGCGACTATTATGTCTTCTCGGGCCACAAGCTTTACGGGCCGACTGGCGTCGGCGTGCTGTGGAGCGACAAGCTCGACACCCTTCCGCCGTGGCAGGGTGGTGGGTCGATGATCGACCGCGTGACCTTTGCGAAGACGACCTACGCCCCCGCCCCGACGCGCTTCGAGGCGGGCACGCCCGCGATCATCGAGGCGATCGGACTCGCCGCGGCGGTCGATTATGTCGAAGCGATCGGGATCGACGCGATCCACGCGCATGAGGTGGCACTGGTCGGCACATTGCGCGCAGCACTCGCGCGCAAGAACAGCATCACTTTGTTCGGCCCCGAGAATAGCGCGGGAATCGTGAGTTTTGCGATGGCAGGGGTTCATCCGCACGACATCGGCACTATCTTGGACGAAAGCGGGGTCGCGATCCGCGCCGGGCACCATTGCGCACAGCCGCTGATGGAGCATCTGGGGGTGCCCGCGACCGCGCGCGCGAGTTTTGGCGTTTACAGCAATGACGACGATGTGGCGGCGCTGATCGACGGCCTCGCCCGCGTCGAGAGGATTTTCGGATGA
- a CDS encoding SUF system Fe-S cluster assembly protein, whose product MSEDRMIKVEEVESVEAPPKARVEDVESAPEKLERKRDYLEGFLAAKPAAVDPHAVGGDLYEAVINALKDIYDPEIPVNIYDLGLIYNVEINDGHALVTMTLTTPHCPVAESMPAEVELRVGAVPGVGDAEVNLVWDPPWSPQNMSDEARLELGML is encoded by the coding sequence ATGAGCGAGGACCGGATGATCAAGGTCGAAGAAGTGGAAAGCGTCGAAGCCCCGCCGAAAGCGCGCGTCGAGGATGTCGAAAGCGCGCCAGAGAAACTGGAACGCAAGCGCGACTATCTCGAAGGCTTTCTTGCCGCGAAGCCCGCTGCGGTCGATCCGCACGCGGTCGGCGGCGATCTGTACGAAGCCGTGATCAACGCGCTCAAGGACATCTACGACCCGGAAATCCCGGTGAATATCTATGACCTTGGCCTGATCTATAATGTCGAGATCAACGACGGCCATGCGCTCGTCACGATGACGCTGACGACGCCGCATTGCCCGGTCGCGGAGTCGATGCCCGCCGAGGTCGAACTGCGCGTCGGCGCGGTCCCCGGCGTCGGCGATGCCGAGGTCAATCTTGTCTGGGATCCGCCGTGGTCGCCGCAGAATATGAGCGACGAAGCGCGGCTCGAACTGGGAATGCTCTGA
- a CDS encoding HesB/IscA family protein encodes MTETKTRARPAAVALTAGAEARIAKLMAAAPEGAIGVRLSTPRRGCSGLAYSVDYVTEEVKFDEKIETPGGVFYIDGASVLYLIGSIMDWVEDDFAAGFVFENPNAKGACGCGESFTV; translated from the coding sequence ATGACCGAGACCAAGACCCGCGCACGCCCTGCCGCCGTCGCCCTGACCGCCGGCGCCGAAGCGCGTATCGCGAAGCTGATGGCGGCTGCGCCCGAGGGCGCGATCGGCGTGCGCCTGTCGACGCCGCGCCGCGGCTGTTCGGGGCTCGCTTATTCGGTCGATTATGTCACCGAAGAGGTGAAGTTCGACGAGAAGATCGAGACCCCCGGCGGGGTCTTCTACATCGACGGCGCGTCGGTGCTGTACCTGATCGGCAGCATCATGGACTGGGTCGAGGATGATTTCGCCGCGGGCTTCGTCTTCGAGAATCCGAACGCCAAGGGCGCGTGCGGCTGCGGCGAGAGCTTCACCGTCTAG
- the mddA gene encoding methanethiol S-methyltransferase — MRALYLLYAAVAYAIFFATFLYLIAFVGNFSLVPVTVDFARVATPLKAVLIDMALIALFGIQHSVMARPGFKAGWTRIVPAPIERSTYVLFASIALIILMAFWHQLTAPVWTITHGVGAAILWVLFASGWAIVLTSTFLINHFELFGLQQAWFALREKAAAPPVLRQPFFYRFVRHPLYAGFFLAFWATPAMTMGHLLLAAGLSIYMLIAIRYEERDLIEIFGEAYVGYRKRVGMLIPRVGGR; from the coding sequence ATGCGCGCGCTCTATTTGCTTTATGCCGCAGTGGCTTATGCGATCTTTTTCGCGACCTTTTTGTACCTGATCGCCTTTGTCGGCAATTTCTCGCTCGTTCCGGTGACGGTCGACTTCGCGCGCGTTGCGACGCCCCTAAAAGCCGTTCTGATCGATATGGCGCTGATCGCGCTGTTCGGCATCCAGCATAGCGTGATGGCGCGGCCGGGGTTCAAGGCGGGCTGGACGCGCATCGTCCCCGCGCCGATCGAGCGCAGCACCTATGTGCTGTTCGCCAGCATCGCGCTGATCATATTGATGGCCTTCTGGCATCAGCTGACGGCACCCGTGTGGACCATCACCCACGGCGTAGGCGCCGCGATCCTTTGGGTCCTGTTCGCGAGCGGCTGGGCGATCGTGCTGACCAGCACCTTCCTGATCAATCATTTCGAGCTGTTCGGGTTGCAGCAGGCCTGGTTCGCGCTGCGCGAAAAGGCGGCGGCGCCGCCGGTGCTGCGCCAGCCCTTCTTTTACAGATTCGTCCGCCACCCGCTCTATGCGGGTTTCTTCCTCGCCTTCTGGGCGACCCCCGCGATGACGATGGGGCATCTGCTGCTCGCGGCCGGCCTGTCGATCTATATGCTGATCGCGATCCGGTATGAGGAGCGCGACCTGATCGAGATTTTCGGCGAGGCCTATGTCGGCTATCGCAAGCGCGTCGGAATGCTCATCCCCCGCGTCGGCGGCCGCTAG